The following is a genomic window from Citrifermentans bemidjiense Bem.
GCGAAGCCTTTGGCGATCTTCACCCTGATGCCTAAGTAGCGCGGCGCCAGGGCGGCGTGCTCGCGCGACGACCCCTGCCCGTAATTCTCGCCGCCGATTACCGCCCCGTCTCCTTTTTGTGAGGCTCGGTCGGCAAACTCGGGGTCGACCTGTTCGAAGACAAACTTGCTGATGGCGGGGATGTTGCTCCTGAACGGGAGCACCTTGTTTCCTGCCGGCATGATGGAGTCGGTGGAGATGTTGTCGCCGACCTTGATGATCACCTCGACATCGAGCTGGTCCGGCAGAGCGGGGAACTCCGGGAAAGGAACGATGTTGGGGCCGGTGACGATCTCCACGGCGCTGCCGCCCTCGGGGGGCACGATAATGCCGGCGTCGTCCACCAGGTACTGCTCGGGGTTCTGCACCGCGGGCCAGAAGAGGAGGTCGGAAAGTTTGCGCGGATCGGTAACCACCCCGAATATCCCGGCCGCAGCAGCGGTCTCGGGGGAGCAGAGGTAGACCCGGTCCTCCTTGGTGCCGCTTCGCCCAGGGAAATTGCGCGGGAAGGTCCGAAGCGACACCTGGTTGGTTCCGGGGGCCTGCCCCATGCCGATGCAGCCCAGGCAGCCGGGCTGGTGCACCTGGCCTCCGGCCAGAAGGAGCATGATGAATCCCCCCTGCGCCACCACGTTCTCCAGCACCTGTCGGCTGCCGGGGTTGATATGGAAGGCGACGCCCGGCGCAACCTTGCGCCCGTCGAGGATGCGGCAGACGGTCATCAGGTCGCGGAAAGAGGAGTTGACCGAACTGCCGACGATGACCTGGTCCACCTTCAACCCCTCGATCTCCGAGACCGGCACCACGTTGTCCGGCGACGAAGGGCAGGCGATGAGCGGGACCACCTGGCTCAGGTCTATCTCGTCGTGGTCGTCGTAGGTCGCGTCCGGGTCCGGCAATAGTTCGCGCCACACCTCGCCGCGCCCCTGGGCCTTAAGAAAGGCAAGTGTGTGTTGGTCGCTCGGGAAAACGGTGCTGGTTGCGCCAAGCTCGGCCCCCATGTTGCCGATGGTGGCGCGGTCGGTGGCGGAAAGGGTGGCGACCCCTGGGCCGTAGTACTCGATGATCTTCCCCACCCCTCCCTTCACGCTGTGGCGCCTTAGCATCTCCAGGATCACGTCCTTCCCTGAGACCCAGGGTTGCAGCTGCCCGGTCAGCTTTACCCCCCAGATGCGTGGGCAAGTGAGATGAAAGGGGTGCCCCGCCATGGCGAGCGCGACATCCAGCCCCCCGGCGCCGATGGCGAGTTGACCAAGGCCAGCCGCGGTAGGCGTATGCGAGTCCGCGCCCAAAAGGGTGGTGCCAGGGACGCCGAAGCGCTCCAGGGAGACCTGGTGCGAGACCCCGTTCCCCGGCTTGGAGAGGTAGACGCCGAACTTTTGGGCCGCGCTGGTTAAAAAGGCGTGGTCGTCGGCGTTCTTGTTGTCGGTCTGCAGCAGATTGTGATCGACGTACTGCGCCGCCAGTTCCACCTTCACCCGCGGAAGACCCATCGCCATGAACTCCAGCATCGCCATGGTCCCCGTCGCGTCCTGCAACAGCGTCTGGTCGATCCTCAAGGCTATTTCCTGCCCCGGCACCAGCTTCCCTTCGACCAGGTGCTCTTTCAATATTTTCATCGCCACATTGTCGCCCATGCTGCCTCCTCGCCCCCTCACCTGCCGGTTGCTAACCCTGACGCTAGATCACTTGCGCGCCTTGTCGATAAGCTCTTTCAGCACCACTGCGTTGTTATGTTCCTCGTCTTTTGCGGCGTACAAAAGCGTCACCGGCCCCTTGGCGGCCGCTGCCGCAATTTCCTGTAGCAGTTCCCCCTGCCCTTCCAGCTCTTCACGATAGCGGCTCCTGAATTCCTGCCAGCGTTCAGGATCGTGCCCGAACCAGCGGCGCAACTCGTCGCTTGGTGCTAGCTCCTTCTCCCAGCGGTCGAAATGCGCCCGTTCCTTCGAAATTCCGCGTGGCCAGAGGCGGTCGACCAGGATGCGCAGCCCGTCTTTAGGGTCGGCTTCCTCGTAT
Proteins encoded in this region:
- a CDS encoding aconitate hydratase: MGDNVAMKILKEHLVEGKLVPGQEIALRIDQTLLQDATGTMAMLEFMAMGLPRVKVELAAQYVDHNLLQTDNKNADDHAFLTSAAQKFGVYLSKPGNGVSHQVSLERFGVPGTTLLGADSHTPTAAGLGQLAIGAGGLDVALAMAGHPFHLTCPRIWGVKLTGQLQPWVSGKDVILEMLRRHSVKGGVGKIIEYYGPGVATLSATDRATIGNMGAELGATSTVFPSDQHTLAFLKAQGRGEVWRELLPDPDATYDDHDEIDLSQVVPLIACPSSPDNVVPVSEIEGLKVDQVIVGSSVNSSFRDLMTVCRILDGRKVAPGVAFHINPGSRQVLENVVAQGGFIMLLLAGGQVHQPGCLGCIGMGQAPGTNQVSLRTFPRNFPGRSGTKEDRVYLCSPETAAAAGIFGVVTDPRKLSDLLFWPAVQNPEQYLVDDAGIIVPPEGGSAVEIVTGPNIVPFPEFPALPDQLDVEVIIKVGDNISTDSIMPAGNKVLPFRSNIPAISKFVFEQVDPEFADRASQKGDGAVIGGENYGQGSSREHAALAPRYLGIRVKIAKGFARIHRSNLINFGILPLTFKNKEDYDRIKQGDRLQLTNLRELIQGGATEIPVKFNGGEILTQLTVSEREREELLAGGLLNKVKEETNGGQS
- a CDS encoding DUF488 domain-containing protein, with the protein product MLKIKRIYEEADPKDGLRILVDRLWPRGISKERAHFDRWEKELAPSDELRRWFGHDPERWQEFRSRYREELEGQGELLQEIAAAAAKGPVTLLYAAKDEEHNNAVVLKELIDKARK